One window from the genome of Glycine soja cultivar W05 chromosome 12, ASM419377v2, whole genome shotgun sequence encodes:
- the LOC114378490 gene encoding transcription factor MYB53-like: protein MMGRTPCSDENGLKKGPWTPEEDRILVDYIQKHGHGSWRALPKHAGLNRCGKSCRLRWTNYLRPDIKRGKFSEEEEQLIINLHAVLGNKWSAIAGHLPGRTDNEIKNFWNTHLKKKLLQMGLDPVTHRPRSDHLNLLSNLQQLLAATNIVSNLTNTWDTNNALRLQSDATQLAKLQLLQNILHVLGDTTPTSNLDLLNPFGPSSSSLPDGFLNEVLGLNQSKLQNLYNGYSAQNQPNLQSFEPPHQQQVLPTGNQHMDGGSIDSSCMKPEKGDEQLDVPYSSSTPFNSLPNLVSASPECSTHVLMQMENKVMPNECSDPSSSTSTNFEMWGDFMYEEVSDAYWKDLIDKETN from the exons ATGATGGGGAGAACTCCATGCAGTGAtgaaaatggtttgaagaaggGGCCTTGGACCCCAGAAGAGGATAGAATATTGGTGGATTATATTCAGAAACATGGGCATGGGAGTTGGAGAGCACTTCCAAAACATGCAGGGTTGAACAGGTGTGGGAAGAGTTGCAGGCTAAGATGGACTAACTATTTGAGGCCTGATATCAAAAGAGGAAAATTCTCTGAGGAAGAAGAGCAACTCATCATCAATTTACATGCAGTTCTTGGGAATAA GTGGTCTGCTATAGCAGGTCATCTGCCAGGTAGGACTGATAATGAAATTAAGAATTTCTGGAACACTCATTTAAAGAAAAAGCTTCTGCAAATGGGGTTAGATCCGGTGACTCATCGTCCAAGATCAGATCACCTTAATCTTCTATCCAATCTCCAACAATTGCTTGCTGCTACAAACATTGTGAGTAATCTCACAAACACTTGGGACACTAATAATGCTCTAAGGCTACAATCAGATGCCACACAACTAGCCAAACTCCAATTGCTGCAGAACATACTTCATGTCCTTGGGGACACTACTCCTACTTCAAACTTGGACCTACTCAATCCATTTGGACCATCATCATCTTCACTGCCAGATGGTTTTCTAAATGAAGTTTTAGGATTGAATCAGTCTAAGCTTCAAAACCTTTATAATGGCTATTCAGCTCAGAATCAGCCAAATCTCCAAAGCTTTGAACCCCCTCATCAGCAGCAAGTTCTACCAACTGGGAATCAGCATATGGATGGAGGAAGCATTGATAGTAGTTGCATGAAACCTGAAAAGGGTGATGAACAACTTGATGTCCCTTATTCTTCTTCAACACCGTTCAATTCTCTTCCAAATCTAGTTTCAGCTTCACCTGAATGTTCCACTCATGTACTCATGCAAATGGAAAACAAGGTAATGCCAAATGAGTGCTCCGAcccttcttcttccacttcaACCAACTTTGAAATGTGGGGAGATTTCATGTATGAGGAAGT